In a genomic window of Roseiflexus castenholzii DSM 13941:
- a CDS encoding alpha/beta fold hydrolase, which yields MPFVMAGDLNVHYIERGAGEPVILLHGNWATCGWWEPTLNLLPEGYRGIAPDMRGRGKTEGPDHDYSLAALAQDTLTFADALGLERFHLVGHSLGAGVAMQLALDHGDRVLSLAAVAPPWVDGMPAEANSPERQQMLKTNFDLFAMALKALAPTAPDDAFWHRLVAEGHEQRIEAALGAINTLAQWAPGDALRAITCPKLVIAGENDILVTQPVASRAAEALGAQFMVIPGVGHSPNIEAPAVFVELLTDLWRSGRR from the coding sequence ATGCCTTTCGTAATGGCCGGCGACCTGAACGTTCACTACATCGAGCGAGGCGCCGGTGAGCCGGTGATCCTGTTGCACGGCAACTGGGCGACATGCGGATGGTGGGAGCCGACGTTGAACCTGTTGCCGGAGGGGTACCGAGGCATTGCTCCCGATATGCGCGGACGTGGAAAGACTGAGGGACCGGACCACGACTACAGTCTGGCAGCGCTGGCGCAGGATACGCTGACGTTTGCCGATGCGCTCGGTTTAGAGCGCTTTCACCTCGTGGGGCATTCGCTCGGTGCAGGAGTGGCGATGCAATTGGCGCTCGATCACGGAGATCGCGTCCTGTCGCTGGCGGCAGTTGCGCCACCGTGGGTCGATGGCATGCCGGCGGAAGCCAATTCGCCGGAGCGCCAGCAGATGCTGAAGACAAATTTCGACCTGTTTGCAATGGCGTTGAAGGCGCTGGCGCCAACCGCACCCGACGATGCCTTCTGGCATCGGCTCGTTGCCGAGGGGCATGAGCAGCGGATCGAAGCGGCGCTGGGAGCAATCAACACGCTGGCGCAGTGGGCGCCGGGAGATGCGCTGCGCGCGATTACCTGTCCGAAACTGGTCATCGCCGGCGAAAACGATATTCTGGTGACGCAACCGGTGGCGAGCCGCGCCGCCGAGGCGCTCGGTGCACAGTTCATGGTTATCCCCGGCGTCGGGCATTCGCCGAATATCGAAGCGCCTGCCGTGTTCGTCGAGTTGCTGACCGACCTGTGGCGGAGCGGGAGACGGTAG
- a CDS encoding class I adenylate-forming enzyme family protein: MSSKLNKGSGGAMHIGGLLSRHARYRPNHTAVIVGDVRLTYCEFNARVNKVAHALLNLGLAKGDKIATVLPNCMELLEVYWAAAKTGLVVVPMSTLLRGQGLASLLRDSDSAAVVTDATHAPALDSVRGDLPIAQDRFLIIDAPDQPGYRDYQALVAPMPEHDPTGIDLHANDPYNIMYSSGTTGLPKGIVLTHGVRAGYGTIFASSYRIVPESVILHAGALVFNGAFLTLMPAFYLGTTYILMKAFNARELIETAAREKVTHIKMVPSQIVALLNEPDFDEQHLPSIEMLGSVGAPLHMEHKLELERRFPNRLYELYGLTEGFMTILDKYHRGEKLASVGVPPPFMEIKIIDDQQRELPPGEVGEICGRGPLMMSGYYKRPDLTAQAIIDGWLHSGDMGYVDEDGFLYLVDRKKDMIISGGINVFPRDIEEIIVQHPAVREAAVFGVPSEKWGETPLAAVILKAPGLVAAEELKEWINARVEAGYQKVSKVVIMDDFPRSAAGKTLKRVMRDEYWKGRESKI, translated from the coding sequence ATGAGTTCAAAGTTGAACAAAGGAAGCGGAGGCGCTATGCACATTGGCGGATTGCTTTCGCGCCATGCGCGCTATCGTCCCAATCACACTGCGGTGATCGTCGGTGATGTGCGGCTGACCTATTGCGAGTTTAATGCGCGGGTCAACAAAGTCGCGCATGCGCTCCTGAACCTGGGGCTGGCCAAAGGCGACAAGATTGCGACAGTGCTGCCGAACTGCATGGAGTTGCTCGAAGTCTACTGGGCAGCGGCAAAGACCGGTCTGGTGGTGGTGCCGATGAGCACCCTGCTGCGCGGTCAGGGGCTGGCATCACTCTTGCGCGACTCGGATAGTGCCGCGGTGGTAACCGATGCAACGCATGCGCCGGCGCTCGACTCGGTTCGCGGCGATCTGCCGATTGCGCAGGATCGGTTCCTGATCATTGATGCTCCCGATCAACCGGGATACCGCGATTATCAGGCACTCGTTGCGCCGATGCCAGAGCACGATCCAACCGGGATTGATCTCCACGCCAATGATCCATACAACATTATGTACAGCAGCGGCACGACCGGTTTGCCGAAAGGCATCGTGCTCACGCACGGGGTGCGCGCCGGGTACGGGACAATTTTTGCGTCGTCGTACCGCATCGTGCCGGAGAGCGTTATTCTGCATGCGGGCGCGCTCGTGTTCAACGGCGCCTTCCTCACGCTCATGCCAGCATTCTACCTGGGAACAACCTACATCCTGATGAAGGCGTTCAATGCCCGCGAGTTGATCGAGACCGCAGCACGCGAGAAGGTGACACATATTAAGATGGTGCCGTCGCAAATCGTGGCGCTGCTCAACGAACCCGACTTCGATGAGCAGCATCTGCCGTCAATCGAAATGCTTGGCTCAGTCGGCGCACCGTTGCACATGGAGCACAAACTCGAACTCGAACGGCGCTTTCCTAACCGCCTCTACGAACTGTACGGACTGACCGAAGGGTTCATGACTATTCTCGACAAATACCACCGGGGAGAGAAACTCGCGTCGGTCGGCGTGCCGCCACCGTTCATGGAGATCAAGATCATCGACGACCAGCAGCGTGAGTTGCCGCCGGGTGAAGTTGGCGAAATCTGCGGGCGCGGTCCGTTGATGATGAGCGGTTACTACAAGCGTCCCGATCTGACAGCACAGGCGATCATCGATGGCTGGCTGCACAGCGGCGATATGGGGTATGTTGATGAGGATGGATTCCTCTACCTGGTGGACCGTAAGAAAGACATGATTATTTCTGGTGGCATCAACGTCTTTCCGCGCGACATCGAGGAAATCATCGTGCAGCATCCGGCAGTGCGCGAGGCGGCAGTCTTCGGCGTGCCAAGCGAGAAGTGGGGCGAAACGCCGCTGGCAGCGGTCATCCTGAAGGCGCCGGGGCTGGTAGCGGCAGAGGAGTTGAAGGAATGGATCAATGCGCGCGTCGAAGCCGGGTATCAGAAGGTGTCGAAGGTCGTGATCATGGACGATTTTCCGCGCAGCGCAGCGGGCAAAACGCTCAAGCGCGTCATGCGCGACGAGTACTGGAAGGGGCGTGAGAGTAAGATTTAG